In Helianthus annuus cultivar XRQ/B chromosome 8, HanXRQr2.0-SUNRISE, whole genome shotgun sequence, a single genomic region encodes these proteins:
- the LOC118481285 gene encoding uncharacterized protein LOC118481285 translates to MSEGFYIRETLDQRDVDQIYEVYDTLFTARLHHGGNFTHRPGRQYVNGKHDFIDHLDSDRFSVHELDLAMIMLGYEEGSIMFYHFLIPGESLDSGLRSLACDADVIELLKYVPEHRVVDFYTEHGNTNVNYNRLGVHIEEINEVGQSSGVQQEVGMVTNWFRVLKLGWHEVGQSSGV, encoded by the exons ATGAGTGAAGGATTCTACATTCGAGAGACATTAGACCAGCGGGATGTTGATCAAATTTATG AGGTGTATGATACCCTTTTCACTGCTCGGTTGCATCATGGTGGGAATTTCACTCATCGTCCTGGTAGACAGTATGTTAATGGTAAGCATGACTTCATCGATCATCTAGACAGTGACAGGTTCTCTGTACACGAGTTGGATCTTGCGATGATAATGTTAGGTTATGAAGAAGGTTCCATTATGTTCTATCATTTTTTAATACCAGGAGAGAGTTTAGATAGTGGTCTTCGTAGCCTTGCTTGTGATGCTGATGTGATAGAACTTTTAAAATATGTCCCTGAACATAGGGTTGTAGATTTTTACACTGAACATGGTAATACAAATGTTAACTATAATAGATTAGGGGTGCATATTGAAGAAATCAATGAAGTGGGCCAATCAAGTGGTGTACAACAGGAAGTTGGGATGGTTACCAATTGGTTTAGGGTTCTAAAGTTGGGATGGCATGAAGTGGGCCAATCAAGTGGTGTATAA
- the LOC118480972 gene encoding uncharacterized protein LOC118480972 has product MQINVDDNADGNVDEGDDVDDTNVDEGLNENEGANVDEGANVDEGDDVDDTNVDEGLNENEGDNVDEGASESDSDYLVDKDNNMDGPKVDMQDYKMNIDLSVKDFKVVDKYEFEEDVLDNEAFDSGSKSDDEGNSIRRHSLRFLRKQNVNNNTFFLGQIFGTKQEAKERIKKYAVETRRLIKIVKDDKKRVRAICQGEMPKFEVKEDGTQVLKDEGPVVEKSQNEKVNVGGRGKKTNPHQYLCPWVLLVSKDGDQESWIVKTLNTVHKCVNCRDLYACTSTFLCLQMLEQIEENPGIPVQAVREQFQRKFELNISKMKAYIAKIKAKRQVQGDYKTQYTLLRSYVEELCNTNPGSTVHIEVEPGRNPDDTTRVFKRIYVCLGGLKQGFKAIGRHMLGLDGAFMKGQYPGQVLSAVGADPNNNIYPVAYAIVEAENLSSWTWFLQCLGDDLDLGSNSHFTFISDRQKGLMAAIQKLFPLAEHRFCLKHIHENMKLSYKGKLYKDKLWKAAKCTTIVQFEEAMEELKAFNKNAHAWLSKIPPQHWTLSHFSGRAVSNMLMNNTCESFNSKIIDARDKPIISALEYIREYLMRRIVTILMVQQRTEGLLSPYAQQTLEEIKKRQPGILCSGMVMISIRAWEISGIPCRHAVATIWFMATNGRPKKARRKSAVEMEDMTKGGKLSKKYAVQTCGNCKGKGHNKRSCSKKPSEGGAKVKTAVGGDAKGKRKQHNDGGKGKAAKKSKKA; this is encoded by the exons ATGCAGAT TAATGTAGATGATAATGCTGATGGTAATGTAGATGAGGGTGATGATGTAGATGATACTAATGTAGATGAGGGTTTAAATGAAAATGAGGGTGCTAATGTAGATGAGGGTGCTAATGTAGATGAGGGTGATGATGTAGATGATACTAATGTAGATGAGGGTTTAAATGAAAATGAGGGTGATAATGTTGATGAGGGTGCCAGTGAGAGTGATAGTGACTATCTTGTTGATAAGGATAATAACATGGATGGTCCAAAGGTGGATATGCAGGATTATAAGATGAATATTGATTTGAGTGTTAAAGACTTCAAAGTAGTTGATAAGTATGAATTTGAAGAGGATGTGTTGGACAATGAGGCATTTGACAGTGGTTCAAAATCAGATGATGAGGGTAATAGTATCAGGAGACATAGTTTAAGGTTTTTAAGGAAACAAAATGTGAACAACAACACTTTCTTTCTAGGTCAGATATTTGGCACCAAACAAGAAGCAAAGGAAAGAATAAAAAAATATGCTGTTGAAACCAGGAGACTTATTAAGATTGTTAAAGATGATAAGAAAAGAGTTAGGGCAATTTGTCAAGGAGAAATGCCAAAGTTTGAGGTTAAGGAAGATGGTACACAGGTTTTGAAAGATGAGGGACCAGTTGTGGAAAAGAGCCAAAATGAAAAAGTAAATGTTGGTGGTAGGGGGAAAAAGACAAATCCTCACCAATATCTTTGTCCATGGGTCCTTTTAGTCTCAAAAGATGGAGATCAGGAATCTTGGATTGTCAAGACTTTGAATACAGTTCACAAGTGTGTTAACTGCAGAGATTTGTATGCTTGCACTTCAACATTCCTTTGTCTTCAAATGTTGGAGCAGATTGAAGAAAATCCAGGAATACCAGTCCAGGCTGTACGGGAGCAGTTTCAGAGGAAATTTGAATTGAATATCTCTAAGATGAAAGCCTACATAGCCAAAATAAAGGCAAAGAGACAGGTTCAAGGGGATTACAAGACACAATATACTTTGTTGAGGTCATATGTGGAAGAACTATGCAACACAAACCCCGGGTCAACTGTTCATATTGAGGTTGAACCTGGGAGAAATCCTGATGACACCACAAGAGTCTTTAAAAGGATATATGTATGCTTGGGTGGTTTGAAACAGGGGTTTAAGGCCATAGGGAGGCATATGTTAGGGCTGGATGGAGCTTTCATGAAAGGTCAATATCCGGGTCAGGTGTTATCTGCTGTTGGTGCTGACCCAAACAACAACATATATCCTGTTGCTTATGCAATAGTGGAGGCTGAGAATCTTAGCTCATGGACCTGGTTTCTTCAATGTTTGGGTGATGATTTGGATCTGGGCAGCAACTCACACTTCACATTCATTAGTGATAGACAAAAG GGTCTTATGGCTGCCATACAGAAACTGTTCCCATTGGCTGAACACAGGTTTTGTTTAAAACATATTCATGAGAATATGAAGCTGTCATATAAGGGTAAACTTTACAAGGATAAGCTTTGGAAAGCAGCTAAGTGTACAACTATTGTTCAGTTTGAAGAGGCCATGGAGGAGTTGAAGGCATTCAACAAAAATGCTCATGCCTGGTTGTCAAAAATACCACCTCAACATTGGACcctatctcacttttcag GAAGGGCTGTGTCTAACATGCTGATGAACAACACGTGTGAGTCTTTCAACAGCAAGATCATTGATGCTAGGGATAAGCCAATAATATCAGCATTGGAGTATATTAGGGAGTATCTCATGAGAAGAATTGTCACCATACTGATGGTCCAACAAAGAACTGAAGGACTCCTATCTCCCTATGCACAACAGACATTGGAGGAAATAAAAAAAAGGCAACCAGGTATTCTGTGCAGTGGAATGGTGATGATCAGTATCAG GGCATGGGAGATATCGGGCATACCTTGTAGACATGCTGTGGCTACCATATGGTTTATGGCAACCAATG GTAGGCCTAAAAAAGCTAGGAGGAAGTCAGCTGTTGAAATGGAGGATATGACAAAGGGTGGAAAGCTATCGAAGAAATATGCAGTTCAGACTTGTGGAAATTGCAAGGGGAAAGGCCACAACAAGAGGTCATGTTCAAAAAAACCAAGTGAGGGTGGTGCCAAGGTCAAGACTGCAGTTGGTGGTGATGCGAAAGGCAAACGGAAGCAGCATAATGATGGTGGTAAAGGCAAGGCTGCAAAGAAAAGCAAGAAGGCTTAA